The DNA region CAGGGTAAACAGCAATAAAAAGAGCAAGAAGTCCCCAAGCAGCAGCTTGACTTACAGGCGGGACTAATAAACCAATACCACCCAAAATTTCATAAAAGCCACTGAGATAAACTAATCCTAAAGGGTAAGGTAGTTGCGGCGGCACAATTTTGACATATTCTTCTGGAACAAGGAAGTGTGTCACTCCAACCACAATGATGCATATAGCAAGGATGACACGTAATATTTCCTTATATTTATTCATGGATTTTGCCTCATCATATACTTCCCTCTGTTAATTCAGTTTGACTGACAGATGTTAATCTGCCTTGAGTCAATAGGAGTAAAA from Nostoc commune NIES-4072 includes:
- a CDS encoding DoxX family protein, with the translated sequence MNKYKEILRVILAICIIVVGVTHFLVPEEYVKIVPPQLPYPLGLVYLSGFYEILGGIGLLVPPVSQAAAWGLLALFIAVYPANVYMAVNLIKIEHIPNSPWVHVVRLPLQAVLIAWAWWYTKSYDGEKQASIIPKSLIPKELELK